The Deltaproteobacteria bacterium region GCGTCGGCGCGGTCGGGGGGGGGCGCGGGGGTCCACCGATCGCCGCGCACCTCGTCCAGGATCGCCAGCGCCGAGTCGACGCGGTTGAACGGCGGCATGATGTACGCCCCGGCGACGCGGTGCTTGACCGCGGCGAGGACCTCGCGGGCGATCGCGACGCCTTCGGCGCGCGCGGCGGGCCCCGACCCGACGCGGGCCATGCGGGCCCGGTACGCGTCCGGAATCGACATGCCGGGCACTTGCGTGTGCAGGAACTCCGCGTTGCGGTGCGACGCCAGCGGCAGCAGGCCGACCATCACCGGCACGCCCAGCGGCGCGACGTCGTCGAGAAACCGCTCGAGCGTGCGCGCGTCGTATACCGGCTGGGTCATCACCAGTTCGGCGCCGGCGGCGACCTTGGCCTCGAGTCGGCGCAGCTCGCGCTCGTAGTCGGCCGCGCCGGGCTCGGCCCCGGTCGCGAGCACGAACGCGGTCTGCCCGTCGAGCGCGCGTCCGGCCGGGTCGATGCCGGCGTTGAGATCGCGCGCGAGCTTCAGCAGGCCGATCGAGTCGATGTCGTACACGGGCGTCGCGAACGGGTAGTCGCCCATCTTCGGCGGGTCGCCGGTGATGATCACGAGATCCCGCATACCGAGCGCGTGTGCGCCGAGCAGGTGCGCGACCAGACCGAGGAAGTTGCGGTCGCGGGTGCACACGTGCAAGATGGGCTCGACGCCGGTTCGCTGGCGCAGCAGGGCGCACAGCGCGAGGTTGCCCATCCTCGCGGTGGCGCGCGGGCCGTCGGCGATGTTGACGATGTCGACGCCTCCCGCGAGCAGCTCGCGGACGGCGGCTTCGACCCGGGTGGTGTCCGTCCCCGCCGGGGCGTTGAGTTCGACCGACACGACGAACTCGCCGGCCGCCAGGCGCGCGCCGAGCCGGCTGCGTTCGGCCAGCGGCACGGCTGGCTTCGGCGGCGAGGCCGCGACGGCCGCGCGCGTCGCGGCCTCGCGCAGCCGCGCCGACTGCGGCCGCGCCCCCATCATGCGCACGGCGCCCATCATGCGCCGCGTGTGTTCCGGCGTGGTGCCGCAGCAACCGCCCACAAGCTTCACGCCGGACTTGAGTAATCGCCTGGCAAATACGCCGAAATGCTCCGGGTTGGCCACATAGATCGTCCGGCCTTCGATCACGCTCGGCAGCCCGGCATTCGGTTGCACCGACACCGGTTTGCCGCAGTCGACCATGGCGACCGCCACGTCGTACAGCTCCGGCGGACCCGCGCCGCAATTGGCTCCGACGAAGTCCGCTCCGGCCGCGACCAGCCGCTCGGCCACCTCGGCGGGCGACAGGCCGCCGTCCGCGCGGCGATCCGGGCCGAACACGAGCTGCGCGCCGACCGGCCGGCCGCCGCCGTGCGCGCGGGCGAGCGCGACCGCGGCCTCGAGTTCCAGGATCGACGTGAACGTCTCGAGCAGCAGCAGGTCGACCTCGGCCGCCGCGAGCGCCTCGATCTGCTCGCGCAGCGCGTCGAGCGCGAGACGCCGCTGGTGGTCGGGCGCGACGGCGAACTTCACACCGGTCGGGCCGATGGCTCCGGCGACGTACGCGTGCGAGCCGGCGACCTCCCGCGCGATCCGGGCGCCGGCCGCGTTGATCTCCGCCGCGCGGTCGCTGAAGCCGTGCTTCGCGAGCGCCAGGCGATTGGCGCCGAACGTGTTGGTCTCGAGGATGTCGGCGCCCGCGTCGAGGTATTCGCGGTGGATCTGAGCGACCAGTTCCGGCTGCGACAGGTTCAGTTCGTCGTACGACCGGGTGTGCATGACGCCGCGGTCGTACAGCAGCGTGCCCATCGCGCCGTCGAACAGCAGCGGAGCGTCCCGCAACGTATCGAGAAAGTCCCTCACGGGCCGCCGTCAACGTAACGGACGCGCCAGCCCCAGTCCAGCCAGGTGGCGGCGGATCGCGCGGAATGCGTCACCGCGGCCGATCTGCGCCAGGTGTCCGCCGGGAAACCAGTGGATGGCCGGTTGGCCCCAGTGCGTCCACAGATCGCGCGCCTGGTCGGGCGGCGTGATGCGATCGCTTCGGCCGGCGACGATCATGCGGCGCTCCCACGGAACCACGGGCTCGCGGCGCAGCGGCGCGTGCACGCGGAACGCGTCGCTGAGCAGCGTACGGTCGACCCCGACGCGCTCGGCGCGCCGCCGCTGCGGCGAGCGGTCGCTGCGCCGCCACATCAGCCGCGCCATGTCCGCGGCGGGGATGATGGGGATCGCGAACGCGAGGTCGGGCTCGACCGTGGCCAGCAACGCCGTGACGTAGCCGCCGAGCGACATCCCCATGACGCCGACCACGGGCGCGCCGCGCTGCCGCAGGTGGGCGAGCAGAGCGCGCACGTCGTGCACCGCCTGGCCGAACGCCTCGTTGGTGCGCACGATGTGCGCCGACGGAAACAGCGCGCCGGACCGCGGCGCCTGGCGCGGCGCGCGGTCGCCGTGAAACGGCAGCTGGACGAACGCGACGTCCAGCCCGATCCGCAGCCAGTACGCCGCGGCGAACGCGCGTTCCTCGAACCAGAACGCGCCGCCGCCCCAGCCGTGGATGAAGACCGCCGTCGGGCGCGGCGCGTCGCCGGCGGCCAGCAGCCGCGCTCGCACCGTGAGGTTGGCCTCGTACGACGCGTACTCGTCGACGTATGCTGCGACGGTGGGGCGCCACCGCGACGCGAACGCGAGATCGACCGCGCGTGCGGCGCCGGCCCGCGGGCGCTGCGGCGTTTCGGTCACCTGCGGCGGGGCAGGAGAGGGGAAGAACGCCGAGTCGGCCGCGAGGTTCGCGGGCGTGTTGTAGTGCGCCGCGATCGACTGCAGCCTGCGCCGGGCGTCGCCGGGCGGCCGGCGGGAGCGGCCGCGCCCCATCGCCCGGGCCATCACCCGCAGCGCGCCGCGGTCGACCGCCTCGCCGGCCCGGCGAATCGCGCCTTCGATGACTCGCGACCTCGCCATGCCGCCACCGTACCGCACGGCCGCGCCGGTGTGCTACAGGGTGTGGACGTGCTCGGCTGGCTCACCGCCGCGTTCATCGCGATCCCCATCCTCGAAATCTGGCTGCTGTTGGCCGCCGGCCGCGCGCTGGGTGCGGGGTGGACGATCGCCGCGATCGTCGCGACCGGCGTCGCCGGTGCGGCGCTGGCGCGGCACCAGGGGTTCGCCGCGGTCGACCGCGTGCGCGAGGCGTTGCGCACCGGGCGCGACGTGGGCCCCTCGGTGGTCGCCGCGGCGCTCGTGCTCGTCGCCGCAGTGCTGCTGCTGCTGCCGGGGTTCGCGACGGACGCGGTGGGGTTCGCGCTGCTCGTGCCGCCGGTGCGGGGTGCGCTGGCGCGGGCGATCGCCGCGCGGCTGCGACAGCGCGCCGGCGGCGGCCTGTGGGTGGACCTCGGCGGCGCGCACGCGGGCGGGCAGCCGTGCCCCGAGGACGACCGCGAGGACGACGACCGGCCGCCGCCGGGCGTGATCGACGTGTGACGCGGACCCGCGGCGGGCTCGCACCGCGGCAACCCGGCCGCGCCAATCGCGCTACGCTAGCCGTATGAATTGCGGGAACGAGCGCGGCGGGCGGGCGCGGTGGGTCGCGGCCGGCGTCGCGGCGTGGCTCGTCGTCGCGCCGGGCGGTGCGCGCGCGGGGACGTTCGGCGGCTTTTCCGCCGACGGCGCGCGCTACCTGGACGGCGGCTCGCGCGTGTGCGCGCCGATCGCGGCGCGCGTCGGCAGCGACGAGGCGCCCCGCTGCGAGCAGGTCGACGCGGCGGCCGTGGCGCGGCGCGGGTTTCGCCGCGGGCGCCCGCAGCCGCACGACGGATTTCGAGCCGCGGCCAACGGGCGCACGATCGAAGTGTACGCGCCGGGTTCGGCGGAGCCGATCGCGACGTGGCGCGCGGCGGGGATCGTGTCGCGAGTCGTCGCGGTGTACGCCGGAGACGATGGCCGCGTCATCGCCGTCGAGTACGAGACGCGCGCGTTCGGTCGAACGGCGCGCGAGGTGATCGCGTTTCGGCTCGCGCCGCCGGCATCGCCGCGGGGAGAGCCGGCAGGCGCTGCGCCGGCCCCGGGGGACGACCGGCCGCCGGGGGGCGGGCGAGCGGCGGGCGAGGCGCCGGGGTCGAGGTCCGCGGCGCCGGCCACCGCCGGCGCGGGGGAGGCCGAGCGCCGCGCCGGGGACGTGGCGCGCGCGGCGCGCGAGTGGGCGCGAGCCGAGCGCCACTACCGCGCCGCGCTCGCCGCCGACCCGGCGGACGTGGCCGCCCGCTACGGGCTGGCCGTCGCGCTCGCGCGGCGCGGGCGGCTCGACGCGGCCTTGCGCGAGTTGCACACCCTGGCGCGCGCCGACCGCAACCGCGCGGGCCGCTTTCTCGCGCTCGCGCGCACCGACCCGGACCTCGCCCGGCTGCGCAAGCGGCGCGCGCGCGCCTTCGACGCGGCGCTCGCCGCCGGCGACCGGCCCGCGTCGGCGTTCGATCGCCTCGTCGCCGCCGGCGGGCGCTGGGAGCGGCCGTTCGTCACCTGTCAGGAGGCGGGCGTGACCCTTCGGCTCAACCCGCGGCGGCTCACGTTCGTCCTCGACGTCGTCGACGAGTGCCGTGGCGTGACCGACCGGCTGCGATTGGACGGCACGTGGGAGGCGCGCGGCGCCGACGCGCTCGTGCTCACGTTCCCGAATCCCGGGGCCGACGACGAGGTGACCGAGTGCAGCGTGCGGGCCTGCCCCGACGGATCGGGCGAGGACTGCCTCACCTGTCAGCTCGACCGCGACCTGGGGTTCACGCTGCGACCGGTCCGCCGCGGCGGCGACTGACGGCAGGCCCGCCGTGTGATCTCCCGCACCTGGGTGCGGGCGGTCCGCGGCCGCGCGGTTCGGATGAACGCATCGTGCCGCGCCGTCACTGACTGATCGGCGGTATCATGCACACGTTGGGGAGGCGCAGCGGCCCGATAGACACGCCGGCGGGGGAGCGGCCCGTCGCGGACGTCGACGAACGCGATCTGGTGCGCCGCTGCCGCGCCGGCGACCGGGCCGCCCACGACGAGTTCTACCGCCGTTACCGCCGGCAGGTGGCCTCCGTGTTGTACCGCGTGCTCAACGAACGCCGCGAACTCGAGGACCTGGTTCAAGAGGTGTTCCTCATCGCGTTCCGCGGGCTCGAGCGATTTCGCGGCGACGCGCGGGTGTCGACCTGGCTGTACCGGATCTGCGTCAACGTGGCGCTCGGAGCGATCCGCGCCAACGCCCGCCGGCCACAGCCGGTGTTGGTGGGCGATCCCGACGAGCCGCCGGCCGACGGGACCGCCGCGCACGACGGGTCGCCGCTGCGCTGTCTCGAGCGCCGGCGCGCGCGCGCGCGGGTGCTGCGCCTGCTGGCAGCCCTGCCGCCCAAAAAGCGCGTCGTGTTGTACCTGCACGAAATCGAAGGGCTCGAGCCGAAGGAGATCGCCGACATCGTCGGCGCCCATCCAGTGACCGTGAGAACGCGGCTGTTTTACGCGCGCCGCGAGTTCTTCCGGCTCGCCGCGCAGGAGGCGGAGGAGGCGTGAGCCGCCACGTACCACCGCACCGCTGGGCCGACCTCGACGACGGCCGCCTGTCGGCGCGCGCGGCGGCGCGGGCCGACCGCCACGCGCGCGAGTGCGCCGCGTGCGCGGCGGCTCGCGAGCGGGTGCGCGCCGCCCGCGCCGAGCTGCGCGCGGTCGCGGCGGACGAACCGCCCGCGCTGCGCTGGGATACGATTCGCGCGCAGGTGTACTGGACGCTGGCGCAGGAGCGGCGCGCGGGTGCGCCGGCGCGCCGCCGGTTGCCGATGGGCGCCGTGGCAGCCGGCGCCGTCGCGGTGGCGGCGGCCGCGGCGATCGCGCTGCGCTGGCCGACGCGCGAGCCGCCGCGGCCGCCGGCGCGCGCTCACGCCACCGCCGCGCCGCCGGCCGCGGGCGGCGCGCGTCTGCCGCCGGCGCCGGACGCCGCGCCCGACCAGCCGCCGGCGCCGCCCGTGCGCGGCGTGGTCACGCTCGCGGAGGGGGACGTGACCGCCGGCGGGGCGCCTCTG contains the following coding sequences:
- a CDS encoding bifunctional homocysteine S-methyltransferase/methylenetetrahydrofolate reductase; translated protein: MRDFLDTLRDAPLLFDGAMGTLLYDRGVMHTRSYDELNLSQPELVAQIHREYLDAGADILETNTFGANRLALAKHGFSDRAAEINAAGARIAREVAGSHAYVAGAIGPTGVKFAVAPDHQRRLALDALREQIEALAAAEVDLLLLETFTSILELEAAVALARAHGGGRPVGAQLVFGPDRRADGGLSPAEVAERLVAAGADFVGANCGAGPPELYDVAVAMVDCGKPVSVQPNAGLPSVIEGRTIYVANPEHFGVFARRLLKSGVKLVGGCCGTTPEHTRRMMGAVRMMGARPQSARLREAATRAAVAASPPKPAVPLAERSRLGARLAAGEFVVSVELNAPAGTDTTRVEAAVRELLAGGVDIVNIADGPRATARMGNLALCALLRQRTGVEPILHVCTRDRNFLGLVAHLLGAHALGMRDLVIITGDPPKMGDYPFATPVYDIDSIGLLKLARDLNAGIDPAGRALDGQTAFVLATGAEPGAADYERELRRLEAKVAAGAELVMTQPVYDARTLERFLDDVAPLGVPVMVGLLPLASHRNAEFLHTQVPGMSIPDAYRARMARVGSGPAARAEGVAIAREVLAAVKHRVAGAYIMPPFNRVDSALAILDEVRGDRWTPAPPPDRADA
- a CDS encoding FxsA family protein; translated protein: MDERDVQPDPQPVRRGERAFLEPERAAAPAVDEDRRRARRVAGGQQPRSHREVGLVRRVLVDVCCDGGAPPRREREIDRACGAGPRALRRFGHLRRGRRGEERRVGREVRGRVVVRRDRLQPAPGVAGRPAGAAAPHRPGHHPQRAAVDRLAGPANRAFDDSRPRHAATVPHGRAGVLQGVDVLGWLTAAFIAIPILEIWLLLAAGRALGAGWTIAAIVATGVAGAALARHQGFAAVDRVREALRTGRDVGPSVVAAALVLVAAVLLLLPGFATDAVGFALLVPPVRGALARAIAARLRQRAGGGLWVDLGGAHAGGQPCPEDDREDDDRPPPGVIDV
- a CDS encoding sigma-70 family RNA polymerase sigma factor, whose amino-acid sequence is MHTLGRRSGPIDTPAGERPVADVDERDLVRRCRAGDRAAHDEFYRRYRRQVASVLYRVLNERRELEDLVQEVFLIAFRGLERFRGDARVSTWLYRICVNVALGAIRANARRPQPVLVGDPDEPPADGTAAHDGSPLRCLERRRARARVLRLLAALPPKKRVVLYLHEIEGLEPKEIADIVGAHPVTVRTRLFYARREFFRLAAQEAEEA
- a CDS encoding abhydrolase domain-containing 18 encodes the protein MARSRVIEGAIRRAGEAVDRGALRVMARAMGRGRSRRPPGDARRRLQSIAAHYNTPANLAADSAFFPSPAPPQVTETPQRPRAGAARAVDLAFASRWRPTVAAYVDEYASYEANLTVRARLLAAGDAPRPTAVFIHGWGGGAFWFEERAFAAAYWLRIGLDVAFVQLPFHGDRAPRQAPRSGALFPSAHIVRTNEAFGQAVHDVRALLAHLRQRGAPVVGVMGMSLGGYVTALLATVEPDLAFAIPIIPAADMARLMWRRSDRSPQRRRAERVGVDRTLLSDAFRVHAPLRREPVVPWERRMIVAGRSDRITPPDQARDLWTHWGQPAIHWFPGGHLAQIGRGDAFRAIRRHLAGLGLARPLR